In the Quercus lobata isolate SW786 chromosome 5, ValleyOak3.0 Primary Assembly, whole genome shotgun sequence genome, one interval contains:
- the LOC115989302 gene encoding ubiquitin carboxyl-terminal hydrolase 13-like: protein MLDICDAIRLSLYPKGIEKSRNGHISLYLAITETGELPLGWEVNASFKLFVFDQIRDEFNDINSEWGFAKFLPLDTFNDASQGYLVNNCCVFAAEVFVHEHNVKRQCLSFIVEPYNSTLTWKIEKFSTLNEEYYFSQEFTDRDSKWKLMFYPKGDSTVKNPAVSVNLFLCDCLPSEQNVFVEYKLRVRDQIKGKHKENRAEDWFSSSKDLGYPEFLLLKDLNDASKGFLMNDTVLVEAEIIVMSKLK, encoded by the exons ATGTTAGACATCTGTGATGCCATCAG GTTGTCTCTCTATCCAAAAGGAATTGAGAAGAGTAGGAATGGTCATATCTCCCTTTACTTAGCAATCACTGAGACGGGAGAACTTCCTCTTGGTTGGGAAGTTAATGCCAGCTTCAAATTGTTTGTATTTGATCAGATACGGGACGA ATTCAATGACATAAATAGCGAATGGGGATTTGCCAAATTTCTTCCCCTTGATACCTTTAATGATGCTTCTCAAGGATACCTTGTCAATAACTGTTGCGTATTTGCTGCGGAGGTTTTTGTTCATGAACACAATGTCAAAAGGCAGTGTCTTTCCTTTATTGTAGAACCCTATAACAGCACTTTGACTTGGAAGATTGAAAAATTTTCGACACTGAATGAagaatattatttttctcaagAATTCACTGATCGAGATTCAAAATG GAAGTTAATGTTCTATCCCAAAGGAGATTCTACTGTAAAAAATCCAGCCGTATCAGTCAACTTGTTCTTATGCGATTGTCTTCCATCAGAGCAAAATGTTTTTGTAGAATACAAGCTGCGCGTAAGGGATCAAATCAAAGGAAAGCACAAAGAAAATAGAg CTGAAGATtggttttcttcttcaaaagacTTGGGTTATCCAGAATTTTTGCTCCTAAAGGATCTCAATGATGCATCAAAAGGGTTTCTTATGAATGACACTGTACTTGTAGAAGCAGAAATTATAGTGATGTCTAAACTTAAGTAG